Proteins co-encoded in one Mycobacterium mantenii genomic window:
- a CDS encoding STAS domain-containing protein has protein sequence MSAPDSITTLVEDHDGVSVVSVSGEIDLVTAPALEQAIGAVVSEGPAALVIDLSAVEFLGSVGLKILAATYEKLGRETGFGVVARGPATRRPIHLTGLDKTFPLYPTLDDALTGVRDGKLN, from the coding sequence TTGTCAGCTCCTGATTCGATTACCACGTTGGTTGAGGACCACGACGGGGTTTCCGTGGTCAGTGTCAGCGGCGAAATCGATTTGGTCACGGCTCCCGCCCTGGAACAAGCGATCGGCGCGGTCGTCTCCGAGGGTCCGGCGGCGCTGGTCATCGATCTGTCCGCGGTGGAATTTCTCGGCTCGGTCGGCCTGAAGATTCTGGCGGCGACCTACGAGAAGCTGGGCAGGGAGACGGGGTTCGGCGTGGTCGCACGGGGCCCGGCCACCCGCAGGCCGATCCACCTGACCGGCCTGGACAAGACCTTCCCGCTGTACCCGACGCTCGACGATGCGTTGACCGGGGTGCGGGACGGCAAACTCAACTAG
- a CDS encoding DUF6328 family protein encodes MDVDHPQSDQRWDRQERGETEVQRLDRNWNSLLQELRVVQTGVQLLTGFLLTLPFQQRFDVLGPHMRVVYLATVVSAVCATVLLIAPVAMHRILFRRHRLQVLVSAAHRCAYAGLGLLGLALIGLTTIIFAAVAGRSVGLIAGACALPLFAFFWWVLPLLLRSHGE; translated from the coding sequence ATGGACGTCGACCATCCGCAATCGGACCAGCGGTGGGATCGCCAAGAGCGGGGCGAAACCGAAGTTCAACGGCTGGACCGCAATTGGAACAGCCTGCTGCAGGAGCTGCGGGTGGTTCAGACCGGGGTGCAGTTGCTGACCGGTTTTCTGCTGACACTGCCGTTCCAGCAGCGCTTCGACGTGTTGGGGCCGCATATGCGCGTCGTCTATCTGGCCACCGTGGTGTCCGCGGTGTGTGCGACCGTTTTGCTGATCGCCCCGGTCGCGATGCACCGGATACTGTTCCGGCGCCATCGCCTTCAAGTCCTCGTGTCGGCCGCGCACCGGTGCGCCTATGCCGGGCTGGGCTTGCTCGGTCTGGCGCTGATCGGCCTGACCACGATCATTTTCGCCGCGGTGGCCGGACGAAGTGTGGGCCTCATAGCCGGGGCGTGTGCCCTGCCGCTGTTCGCCTTCTTCTGGTGGGTGCTGCCGCTGCTGCTGCGGAGCCACGGCGAATAG
- a CDS encoding HAD family hydrolase translates to MTAHGGTPAVLFDVDGTLVDSNYLHVHAWQRAFDAEGIAVASWQIHRCIGMDGTRLVRTLSDDAPADVQERLSDKHSQYYREITPLLQPLPGAQALLRRVAELGLQVVLASSAPEDELEILRRVLDCDDVISETTSSRDVDTAKPEPGIVRVALDRAGADAEHAVFVGDAVWDAHAAAGAELPCIGLLSGGIARAELQEAGAEPVFADPRDLLEHLESSRIAALASGR, encoded by the coding sequence CTGACGGCGCATGGCGGTACGCCCGCCGTGTTGTTCGACGTCGATGGAACCCTGGTGGATTCCAACTACCTGCACGTCCATGCGTGGCAGCGCGCCTTCGACGCCGAGGGCATCGCGGTGGCGTCCTGGCAAATCCATCGCTGCATCGGCATGGACGGCACCAGGCTGGTGCGAACGCTCTCCGATGACGCCCCGGCCGACGTGCAGGAGCGGCTCAGCGACAAACACAGCCAGTACTACCGGGAGATCACGCCGCTGCTGCAACCTTTGCCCGGCGCCCAAGCGCTGCTGCGCCGCGTCGCCGAGCTGGGTCTACAGGTCGTGCTGGCCAGCTCGGCGCCCGAAGACGAGCTGGAGATCCTGCGCAGAGTGCTCGATTGCGACGACGTCATCTCCGAGACGACGTCATCGCGCGACGTCGACACCGCCAAACCCGAGCCCGGCATCGTGCGGGTGGCGCTTGACCGCGCCGGCGCGGATGCCGAGCACGCCGTGTTCGTCGGGGACGCCGTGTGGGACGCCCACGCCGCTGCCGGCGCGGAATTGCCGTGCATCGGACTGCTGAGCGGCGGCATCGCCCGCGCGGAATTGCAGGAGGCGGGCGCCGAACCCGTCTTCGCCGATCCCCGCGACCTGCTCGAACACCTGGAATCCTCCCGCATCGCGGCGCTCGCCTCTGGGCGTTGA
- a CDS encoding DUF4193 domain-containing protein: MATTTDYDARRVSETDTQDKSSLPELAPTLQGSATTVVDEDPNDVHFFELPGADLSGEELSVTVIPQRADEFTCSSCFLVQHRSRMRGPSSGLPVCADCA; the protein is encoded by the coding sequence ATGGCGACCACCACTGACTACGACGCACGCCGTGTATCCGAGACCGACACCCAGGACAAGTCCTCCCTTCCTGAACTGGCCCCGACCCTGCAGGGGTCTGCCACCACCGTGGTCGACGAGGACCCCAACGATGTGCACTTCTTCGAACTACCGGGCGCCGACCTGTCCGGGGAAGAGCTGTCGGTGACGGTGATTCCCCAGCGGGCCGACGAGTTCACCTGCTCGAGCTGCTTTTTGGTGCAGCACCGTAGCCGGATGCGCGGCCCGAGCTCCGGCCTCCCGGTGTGCGCCGACTGCGCCTGA